From Roseibium alexandrii DFL-11, the proteins below share one genomic window:
- a CDS encoding N-acetylneuraminate synthase family protein, whose amino-acid sequence MKIIAELGINHRGSSQVAEQLIDVAASAGAWGVKFQYRGQAGFYQAVSEIGDEILSKEIDDSYIPPEDILALAQYIKNKGLAAGISFFKFEDAGNFGDQLNTFDFFKVPSAELMNNDLVSSMASLGKPLILSTGGHTEEDIFRAIDSTRHVPDVCYLHCISNYPVLLGNQQMKFIEALKQKTDAEIGYSSHDQDWEVCLVAAGNGATVFERHLTMDKNGKGIDDSSSSDPAEFIRMCRLLNAYSTVQGSGKREINQGERINMQNLGSSLYASRAIEPGETLSEVNVVVKAPRKGLTWSELQKRQLTNIRRPVAEGVAISELHFTEPKPPLESELVGFCDEKQLSIPIRLHDAAVLQSRFPIKNNELHLSYEEVAKFGASMDDGLAGLDLNRHYSIHIPDYIDSKTLIDPLAADADTQSRSLKVIETCVDLALELERHSGASVPIVGSFSRILPAGKAATYDRLHASLLKAGRDRGAPIYPQWLPRIAWYFGGAEVLDMFCGEDDIDIITSIGMELCLDLSHLILSANYSKADWAVWCARLMPLSRHIHIADAVGIDGEGIEFGEGDLGDPTQYINGPGRKVLEIWQGHLSEGDGFDKAIRQLGEKNG is encoded by the coding sequence ATGAAGATTATTGCCGAACTCGGTATCAACCATCGCGGGTCATCGCAAGTCGCTGAACAGCTTATCGATGTTGCCGCCTCCGCGGGTGCCTGGGGGGTAAAATTTCAGTATCGCGGTCAGGCCGGGTTCTACCAGGCTGTGAGCGAGATTGGCGATGAGATCCTGAGCAAAGAGATTGATGACAGTTACATTCCACCTGAAGACATCCTGGCGCTGGCTCAATACATCAAGAACAAAGGGTTGGCCGCCGGCATCAGTTTCTTCAAGTTTGAAGATGCCGGTAATTTCGGGGATCAGCTGAATACATTTGATTTTTTCAAGGTCCCGTCAGCTGAACTCATGAACAACGATCTTGTGAGTTCAATGGCGTCGCTTGGCAAGCCTTTGATCTTAAGTACAGGTGGGCACACCGAAGAGGATATCTTTCGCGCCATAGACTCTACGCGCCATGTGCCTGATGTTTGCTACCTCCATTGCATTTCGAACTACCCCGTTCTGCTCGGAAACCAGCAGATGAAATTCATTGAAGCGCTGAAGCAAAAGACCGATGCGGAAATTGGCTATTCGAGCCACGACCAGGATTGGGAAGTTTGCCTTGTTGCCGCTGGGAACGGCGCGACGGTGTTTGAACGCCATTTGACGATGGACAAGAACGGCAAGGGCATTGATGACAGTTCATCTTCTGACCCGGCGGAGTTCATTCGCATGTGCCGGCTGCTCAATGCCTATTCCACAGTCCAAGGATCTGGAAAACGGGAGATCAATCAAGGTGAACGTATAAACATGCAGAACCTTGGATCATCATTGTATGCCAGCCGCGCGATTGAGCCAGGCGAGACACTGAGCGAGGTCAATGTCGTTGTAAAAGCACCCCGGAAAGGACTGACCTGGTCTGAACTGCAAAAACGGCAGCTTACAAACATTCGGCGGCCAGTGGCTGAGGGGGTTGCCATTTCAGAACTGCATTTCACCGAACCGAAACCGCCGCTTGAGTCCGAATTGGTCGGGTTCTGCGACGAGAAGCAGCTGTCCATACCAATTCGTCTGCACGATGCCGCCGTGCTCCAATCGCGGTTTCCAATCAAAAACAACGAACTTCATCTGTCCTACGAAGAAGTTGCAAAGTTTGGCGCATCCATGGATGACGGGTTGGCGGGTTTGGATCTGAACCGCCATTACTCAATTCACATTCCGGACTACATTGATAGCAAAACTCTGATCGACCCATTGGCTGCGGATGCCGACACCCAAAGCCGAAGCCTGAAAGTAATCGAAACCTGTGTTGATTTGGCTCTGGAGCTTGAGCGGCACTCAGGGGCAAGTGTTCCGATCGTGGGCAGCTTTTCCCGGATCCTTCCGGCGGGCAAGGCTGCGACCTATGACCGGTTACATGCATCTCTTCTCAAGGCTGGCCGTGATCGTGGAGCTCCCATTTATCCGCAGTGGCTCCCGCGAATTGCCTGGTACTTCGGCGGTGCCGAAGTCCTCGACATGTTCTGCGGTGAGGATGACATTGATATCATCACGTCCATCGGCATGGAGCTGTGCCTGGACTTGTCCCACTTGATCCTGTCCGCGAACTACTCAAAAGCGGATTGGGCCGTTTGGTGCGCAAGGCTTATGCCGCTCTCCAGGCATATCCACATTGCGGATGCAGTGGGAATTGACGGCGAGGGCATTGAGTTTGGCGAAGGGGATCTTGGAGACCCAACGCAATATATTAACGGACCAGGCCGCAAAGTTCTGGAAATCTGGCAGGGGCACCTGTCTGAGGGTGATGGCTTTGACAAGGCTATCCGGCAGTTAGGAGAAAAAAATGGCTAA